The DNA sequence CGATGCAACGTCCCTGGGCCCAACACCGGCTTCGTGGCCGTCGCGGGGGGTAATCATCACAGCGTGGGCCTGAAGGCCAATGGATCGATCGTGGCGTGGGGATACAACGGCAAGGGCGAATGCAACGTCCCCGTGCCCAACACCGGCTTCGTGGCTGTCGCGGCTGGCTGGGGCCATAGCTTAGGCCTGAAGACCGACGGTTCGATCGCGGCGTGGGGTTGGAACGAGTACGGCCAACTCAACATCCCTGCGCCCAACAGCGGCTTCGTGGCCATGGCAGCGGGGGAGTTCCACAACCTGGGCCTGAAGGCCAACGGATCGATCGTGGCGTGGGGAAGCAACACCTACGGCCAACGCAACGTCCCCGCGCCTAACGGCGGCTTCGTGGCCGTCGCCGCGGGCGGGAATCACAGCCTGGGCCTGAAGGGCGATGGCTCACTCGTGGCGTGGGGAAATGGTCCTGGCGCGCCCCCTGCGCCCAACAGCGGCTTCGTAGCCGTCGCGGCAGGCTACAATCACAGCCTGGGCCTGAAGGCCAACGGATCGATCGTGGCGTGGGGACGCAACGATCACGGTCAATGCAATGTCCCCGCGCCTAACGGCGGCTTCGTGGCCGTCGCGGGGGGCGGGTTGCACAGTCTCGGCCTGAAGACGGATAGCTCGATCGTGGCTTGGGGATACAACAGCGACGCCCAATGCAGCGTGCCTGTGCCCGACAGCGGCTTTGTGGCCATCGCGGCGGGCTACGCTCACAGCTTGGGCCTGAAGCCCGATAGGGACGGCGACACAGTGCCCGACGTGTCGGACAACTGCCCGAACGTTGCCAATGCAGACCAGGCGGAAACCGACCAAGATGGGGCAGGCGACGCTTGCGACGAAGATGATGACAACGATGGCGTTCTTGACGGCAGCGACAACTGCGCGAGGATCGCCAATTCTGATCAGGCGGACATCGACGCCGATGGGATCGGCGACGCCTGCGACAACTGCCCGGAGGTAGCCAACCCGGACCAGACAGATTGTGACCACGATGGAAAGGGCGACGTGTGCGCCATTGCTGACGGCACATCTCCGGACGAGTGGCCCCCGGGCGGCGACGGCATTCCGGACGAGTGTGAACCGGTCCGCAACATGACGCAGCACCGCTATTACACCCAGATTCAGCCGGCCCTCGACGCGGCGGCCAATAACGATGAGATTATCGTCGCCCCAGGCACTTACGCCGAGGCGATCAGTTTTCTCGGCAAGGCGGTGTACCTGCACAGCTCCGACGGCGCGGCAGTGACCATCATCGACGCCACGGGGCTGAACACGTCCGTCGTGACCTGCGCCAGTGGCGAAGGGCCGGGCACGGTCCTGGAGGGCTTCACGATCAGGAATGGCAGCGCAGGCTACGGCGGCGGAATCAACTGCGGCAATTCTTCCCCCACGATCGCGAACAACACAATCACCGGAAACCGATACGCTCGCCGAGGTGGCGGGATCGTCTGCGGGGAAGGCTCCCCGACGATCGCGAACAACATCATCATCGGTAACGGTCCCGCATTCGAATCGACCGGATCCGGGGGGGGGATCTTCTGCGAGGGCGGCTCCCCCGCGATCGTGAACAACATCATTACGGGAAACAGTGCTTGCGGCTTCCCGGAGTGCGAGGGCGGCGGCGGGATCGCCTGCGTGGGAGGCTCCCCTACGATTGCGAACAACACGATTACGGGAAACATCGCGGGGATTGGCGGCGGGATCGCCTGCGGGGGAGGCTCCGCGACAATCGTGAACAACACAATTGCGGGGAACATCGCAGCATACGAGTCGGGCTGGGGCGGCGGGATCAGCTGCGGGGGGGGCTCCATTACGATCGAGAACAACACGATCACAGGTAACATCGCGTGGGACCGCGGGGGCGGGATCTGCTGCTGGGGGGACTCCACCACGATCGCGAATAACAAGATTATCGCAAACTCGGCGTTCTTCTACGGCGGCGGCATCTACTGCTGGAATGCCTCCCCCACGATCGCGAACAACACGATTACGGGGAACAGTGCCTTCAGTGGCGGGATCTTCTGCTACGGTGGCTCCCCCACAATCGCCAACACGATCGTCGCATTCAACTCCTCGGGGATTTGCGTGGACAGCGATAACCCGGGCACGCCGACCCTCCGATACAACTGCGTCTATGGGAACGCGGCGTACAACTACTCCGGCGTGATCGACCCGACGGGGTCCAACGGCAACGTCTCCGCCGACCCGAAGCAAGCGGGCGTTGCTCACGGCAACATGCACATTCAGCCGGACTCGCCATGCAGGGATGCCGGGGACGACGCGGTGGTTCAACCAAGCTGGCTCGACATCGACGGCCAGGCC is a window from the Phycisphaerae bacterium genome containing:
- a CDS encoding right-handed parallel beta-helix repeat-containing protein; this translates as MSFLRSGFRTAYVGRVMRKSRFVVSFLAVVAVVVVLAFAAPAGAQDSGSIVAWGLNNDSRCNVPGPNTGFVAVAGGNHHSVGLKANGSIVAWGYNGKGECNVPVPNTGFVAVAAGWGHSLGLKTDGSIAAWGWNEYGQLNIPAPNSGFVAMAAGEFHNLGLKANGSIVAWGSNTYGQRNVPAPNGGFVAVAAGGNHSLGLKGDGSLVAWGNGPGAPPAPNSGFVAVAAGYNHSLGLKANGSIVAWGRNDHGQCNVPAPNGGFVAVAGGGLHSLGLKTDSSIVAWGYNSDAQCSVPVPDSGFVAIAAGYAHSLGLKPDRDGDTVPDVSDNCPNVANADQAETDQDGAGDACDEDDDNDGVLDGSDNCARIANSDQADIDADGIGDACDNCPEVANPDQTDCDHDGKGDVCAIADGTSPDEWPPGGDGIPDECEPVRNMTQHRYYTQIQPALDAAANNDEIIVAPGTYAEAISFLGKAVYLHSSDGAAVTIIDATGLNTSVVTCASGEGPGTVLEGFTIRNGSAGYGGGINCGNSSPTIANNTITGNRYARRGGGIVCGEGSPTIANNIIIGNGPAFESTGSGGGIFCEGGSPAIVNNIITGNSACGFPECEGGGGIACVGGSPTIANNTITGNIAGIGGGIACGGGSATIVNNTIAGNIAAYESGWGGGISCGGGSITIENNTITGNIAWDRGGGICCWGDSTTIANNKIIANSAFFYGGGIYCWNASPTIANNTITGNSAFSGGIFCYGGSPTIANTIVAFNSSGICVDSDNPGTPTLRYNCVYGNAAYNYSGVIDPTGSNGNVSADPKQAGVAHGNMHIQPDSPCRDAGDDAVVQPSWLDIDGQARTQGSHVDIGADESDGMIWPAGPYVIVRVSPDGNDANDGSSWLLAKRTMQAGIDGALAAGGEVWVRGGTYLERITVMPYAHVYGGFAGTEAARGERNWATWRTILDGQQGGSVVTAWGGFQASTIDGFTIRNGKADPPGGGGICCDQSSPTIANNTITGNSSTGYVGGGGIWCKGGSPRIADNVITGNSAMIGGGGIYCWNSFPTIANNTITGNAAGYGGGIWCVGGSPTIANNTITGNAAGYGGGIHCEVGSPTIANTIIAFNSSGICVDSDNPGTPTLRYNCVYGNAAYNYSGVTDPSGTNGNINADPLFVRHPSDGGDGWWDNWDTPDIDESANNDYGDLRLRAGSPCIDAGENAAVPVGVTTDFTGRPRFFDDPATPDTGAGMPPIVDMGAYEFAAAVPADLDGDGDVDATDFGIFQACASGPAIPHDGTRTCQATDLDHDGDVDQVDFGILQRCWSGANKLPDPQCAN